From a region of the Candidatus Auribacterota bacterium genome:
- a CDS encoding DegT/DnrJ/EryC1/StrS family aminotransferase, giving the protein MTFHKPVRDTFLVFGSPLIEEPEINEVVDCLRSGWISTGPRVGKFEEMFRAFIGAKHARALSSCTAGLHLSMLVSGIQPGDEVITTPMTFAATANVITHVGAIPVFADVDRRTMNIDPAEVRKKLTRKTRALIPVHLTGRPCEMDPLLEIAREHNLIVIEDAAHAIEAAYRGRKIGTIGDLTCFSFYATKNIVTGEGGMVTTNNDDWAEQIEMYGLHGLNKGAWRRYSDEGFKHYEVVYPGYKYNMTDMQAALGIHQLPRIERYLKRREEIWKRYDEAFRNLPVITPAPAAPETRHARHLYTLLIDIDRVRKSRDEIQQALHRENIGTGIHFSSVHLHRYYRETYGYKVGDFPNSEYISDRTISLPLSPKLTDADVGDVISAVQKVLT; this is encoded by the coding sequence ATGACATTTCATAAACCTGTTCGCGATACATTTCTCGTATTCGGGAGTCCGCTGATCGAGGAGCCGGAGATCAACGAGGTGGTGGACTGCCTCCGGTCAGGGTGGATCTCCACGGGGCCGCGCGTCGGAAAGTTCGAAGAGATGTTCCGCGCCTTCATCGGGGCGAAGCACGCCCGCGCCCTCTCCTCCTGCACCGCCGGCCTCCACCTCTCGATGCTGGTTTCGGGCATACAACCAGGGGATGAGGTGATCACCACCCCCATGACCTTCGCCGCAACCGCGAACGTGATCACGCACGTCGGCGCCATCCCGGTCTTCGCGGACGTTGACCGCCGCACCATGAACATCGATCCCGCAGAGGTCAGAAAAAAGCTCACGCGTAAAACGCGCGCGCTCATCCCCGTCCACCTCACCGGCCGCCCGTGCGAGATGGATCCGCTCCTCGAAATCGCCAGGGAGCACAACCTGATTGTGATCGAGGATGCCGCCCACGCCATCGAGGCCGCGTACCGTGGGAGAAAAATCGGCACCATCGGTGATCTCACCTGCTTCAGTTTCTATGCCACCAAGAATATCGTCACCGGAGAGGGCGGGATGGTCACGACCAACAACGACGACTGGGCCGAGCAGATAGAGATGTACGGCCTGCACGGACTGAACAAGGGCGCCTGGCGGCGTTACTCTGATGAGGGGTTCAAGCACTACGAGGTGGTATATCCGGGGTATAAATACAACATGACCGACATGCAGGCGGCGCTCGGGATCCACCAGCTCCCCAGGATCGAGCGATATCTCAAGCGGCGCGAGGAGATCTGGAAACGGTACGATGAGGCGTTCCGCAACCTCCCCGTGATCACCCCCGCGCCCGCCGCTCCCGAAACAAGGCACGCGCGCCACCTCTACACGCTGCTCATCGACATTGACCGGGTCAGAAAGAGCCGCGACGAAATACAGCAGGCGCTCCACCGGGAAAACATCGGGACGGGGATACACTTCTCGAGCGTCCACCTCCACCGCTACTACCGGGAGACGTACGGCTACAAGGTGGGGGATTTCCCGAACTCGGAGTATATCTCGGACCGCACCATTTCGCTTCCGCTGTCGCCAAAGCTCACGGACGCGGATGTGGGGGATGTGATTTCTGCGGTGCAGAAGGTGCTTACTTAA